Sequence from the Mycosarcoma maydis chromosome 4, whole genome shotgun sequence genome:
CTGACAGTGGCAATATCCGCCTACGAAACGTTTCTTCCAACAGCTGGTCGGGTTACTCGGCTCCCCAGACGCTTTCTGTTTACGCGCAGTatctcgacgagcgtgtTCGTGCATATCGCGACCTCAAGCATGATGTTATCCGCTCCTCTGATCGCTCTCGCGCACACTCGAACGGtgccagcaacagcaaccgCTTGCGCAAACTCTCTGTCGAAAAGGGTCTGCTGCGCGAGGTCTCTTCCACACAAAAAGTGGCTAGCGTCCTCATGCAGTGCTCGTTCTTCCTCGACGATCTCAACGATGACCTTGTCATGGCCGCTTTCCGCATGACCCTCAAGGATCTTCTTGCCATCTACACTGCCATCAACGAAGGCGTCATCAACATTCTCGAACACTACTTTGAGATGGCCAAGTCTGACGCTGAGCGTGCACTCGAGCTCTACAGGCGCTTCTGTCGCCAGACCGAAAACGTCGTTGCTTTTCTTAACAGTGCTAAAAAGGCGTCTCACAGCCTTGACCTCGCCATCCCTTCGCTCAAGCATGCAcctgtctcgctcgccggCGCACTCGAAGAGTACCTCAAGGACCCCAATTTCGAGCAAAACCGCAAAGAATACAAGGAGAacaagcgcatcgccgATGGAAACCCGCCTGCATCCACCGCTCGGCCCActtccaccatctcttccAGCGTGCCCAAGAGCGAGTCTAAAAAGAGCATCACCATCCGTGAAGCTGACAAGCCCGAACGCAGACCCAAACCTCCCACCTCAAATCAAGACCTGCAGGACTTCTTTGCTAGCATCGACAATGACGGAGGCCAGAACGTCTTTTCCAATGTACCGGCAGAGCAGAGCTTTTTACTTCAGGCTCAGCCTACGGGCATGATGGGCATGAACGGCGGCGCGTTTGGTGGCATGAGTATCAACATGACCGGTATGGGAGGTATCGGTGGCATGGGCGGCTTGCAACCGCAGATGACCGGTTACAATCCTTTCATGgctcagcaacagcagaccGGCATGCAGATGCCAATTCAACAGCAAATGACCGGCTTTGGTGGCATGCAGCCTCAGATGTCGGGCTTCATTCAGCCCCAAGCTACCGGCTTTAACCCTTTCAGACAGTCTATCATGCCGCAGCCTACTGGCTTTGGCGGTCCGTTCGGCGCTTTCAACGGGCAACCGAGCATGTTgagccaacagcagcagtcacagcagcagtcacagcagcagcagcagcagcagcagcaacagcaacagcaacagccacaaAATCAGCCTTTACAGAGTCTGCTGTCTCAGCACACCGCCATGCCCTCACAGTCGCAATCACCATCGCTACCGGGCTCAAAGAATGCATTCGGCCAACCTGTCAGCCAACAGTCATCGGCTTTGTCATCTTTTAACTCGGCTTTCCAGCCTCAGAGCAATGGGCAGAGCAAGCCATCCGAGGCTGTCAACCCGTCCAAGCCGCTCTTGCCGCAAAAGACCGGCTCACGCAATCCGTTTGCTCCACCTCCTGGATCCgcgccaccaccagctTCACCTCCTGCGTCGCGAGGTCCGTCGTTGAATCAGCTCGCAATGAGCGCGTTTAGTCAGCCGAGTGGCGGTCATTACGGACTCGGCGCCAATGCATGGGATGGAAGTGTGCCTGCCAACAaccaacaacaacaacaacaacaacaacaacaacaacaacaacaacaacaacagcagcagcagcaacagcagcagcaacagcaacagcaacaagagcaacaacaacaagcGCAGAATGGTTCGAGCGTCAGTAGTGGATTGCTTGCACCGCAAAAGACTGGACTGAttggcagcatcgcatCAGAGTTCGCTTTTCAGAACCAGAACAGCTCGGGCAACGTCTCCTCTGGGACTGGATTgggcggcagcagcactccAGGAGTGGTATCTACACCGAGTGGCCAGGCTCAGGATTTGTCGTCGCAATTTGGGGCGCTGACATTCGGAGGAGGCGTCGCGTCTACAAgtcagccgcagcagcaagcgttGCAATCTCAACCAACAGGATTTGGAGGCAGCACAGTTCGGCCTTTCAAGCCGGAATCGTCGTTCGGGGCGAGTCTGGCGGCGAATGCGCAGTTTGGTAGCGCTGCAGCTAGCAGTGCAGCTGGGCTTGCACCGCAGATGACAGGGAATCCGTTTGCTCGAATGACAAGTCCtgagccgcagcagcagacgcagaaCGCATCGACGGGCTTGGCAGCGTTCAACAGCAATGGAGCGGGCGGTAGTGGTGCGTTGAGTGCATTCAATTCCGCGTTTGGCAGCGCTTTGCAGACTGATTCCCAGCAGCAAGGCCTGCCGTTTGGAACAGCTAATAACACTCAATCGACCATGTCGTTGGGCGCGCAACTACCGTCACAGCTGCAACCCCAACTGACCGCGTTGGCTCCCTCGACCATCAAGCGCTTCCAGCCATCGTCCGAGTTTGGTAAGAGTATCAGAGACAGCGAACAACCAAACTTGCTACATTTCTGATCACCGTGCTTCTCAGATCGTGCACGTTGAGCGATTTGTCGAATCTAGTCCTTAGTTGCTATCACCGATCAATCAAACTGAACCGCGTCTCAGAGTTTGGTTTTCGAAAAGCGTGACCTCGACAGGCGTATACGCACTGGTTCGGTTGCATCTATCTCAGTTCAGCTGGATCACGCGAGTGTCGCAAGATGACGCTTTCGCAGTACGAGTGGATTCGGGATTCAAACTTGCGCTGTGCGTGGTCAAGTGTGGAGTGAGGCAGGAAAATGAGAATCGTTGAGAGATCGTTTCAAGACATGCAAATGAAGCgtggaatcacgaatgcgcGGTTACTTGCGCTGGCCGTACGCCTTGGTAGCATATTCGCCGGCCTCGACAATGATATTGGCGGGGGTCTGCGGGGTACCACTGAAGTAGTTGGTGAGGATCTGCTTGACTCCGGCGGCGtagcgagcttgagcgtcaATTGAGGTGCCTGAGATGTGAGGAGTCATGGCAACACCTCCTTTGCCGTGTGTATAGGGGATGTTGTCGTGGTTTGCATTCATGGTGTAGAACGGATGGTTCTTGGGTGGCGGTTGTTGGTCGGTTACGTCACCACCGTAGCCACGAATCTGACCGCTGGCAAGTGCGGCTTTGATGTCGTTGGCGTTGACAATCGCACCACGTGCAGTGTTGACGATCCAAGCACCCTTCTTCATCCAGCTGAGCTTTTCGGCATCAATGAGTCCTTTGGTCCCTTCGTACAGCGGACAGTTGATGGTCAGCACGTCGAGTTCCGATAGGAACTCTTTGAGATCCTCAACACGTACAGCACCCgtctcctcttccagcacAGCGTTGCGCTGATAGTCGTAGTACGTCAACTTGGCACAATCGAAAGGCTTGAGTCGCTGCAATACACGACTGCCGATACGACCGGAACCTAGCGTACCCACCACCTTGCCTTCGAGATCGTACGACTGGCGAGCCACCTCGGCCACGTTCCAGTCTCCCTCGAGGTACTGTCGGTTAGCAGGCACAAAGTTGCGCACCAGAACGAGAATTGTCATCACCACATGCTCGGCCACCGAAACCACGTTCGACCCCGTCACTTCGTACACCGAGATTTTCCTTTTGTTGGCAACATCGAGGTCCACGTG
This genomic interval carries:
- a CDS encoding uncharacterized protein (related to YAP1802 - protein involved in clathrin cage assembly), encoding MSSYDKVVKGATKPKSGGIKPKYIDPIIATTFATDGSLQDVCRALGNRLREPNATVVLKSLVILHTMIRNGEVDNVLSHLSSDSGNIRLRNVSSNSWSGYSAPQTLSVYAQYLDERVRAYRDLKHDVIRSSDRSRAHSNGASNSNRLRKLSVEKGLLREVSSTQKVASVLMQCSFFLDDLNDDLVMAAFRMTLKDLLAIYTAINEGVINILEHYFEMAKSDAERALELYRRFCRQTENVVAFLNSAKKASHSLDLAIPSLKHAPVSLAGALEEYLKDPNFEQNRKEYKENKRIADGNPPASTARPTSTISSSVPKSESKKSITIREADKPERRPKPPTSNQDLQDFFASIDNDGGQNVFSNVPAEQSFLLQAQPTGMMGMNGGAFGGMSINMTGMGGIGGMGGLQPQMTGYNPFMAQQQQTGMQMPIQQQMTGFGGMQPQMSGFIQPQATGFNPFRQSIMPQPTGFGGPFGAFNGQPSMLSQQQQSQQQSQQQQQQQQQQQQQQPQNQPLQSLLSQHTAMPSQSQSPSLPGSKNAFGQPVSQQSSALSSFNSAFQPQSNGQSKPSEAVNPSKPLLPQKTGSRNPFAPPPGSAPPPASPPASRGPSLNQLAMSAFSQPSGGHYGLGANAWDGSVPANNQQQQQQQQQQQQQQQQQQQQQQQQQQQQQQEQQQQAQNGSSVSSGLLAPQKTGLIGSIASEFAFQNQNSSGNVSSGTGLGGSSTPGVVSTPSGQAQDLSSQFGALTFGGGVASTSQPQQQALQSQPTGFGGSTVRPFKPESSFGASLAANAQFGSAAASSAAGLAPQMTGNPFARMTSPEPQQQTQNASTGLAAFNSNGAGGSGALSAFNSAFGSALQTDSQQQGLPFGTANNTQSTMSLGAQLPSQLQPQLTALAPSTIKRFQPSSEFGKSIRDSEQPNLLHF
- a CDS encoding putative formate dehydrogenase (NAD+), which translates into the protein MVKIVAVLYTAGKYGDAQPRLLGTVENKLGIADWLKEQGHEFIVTSDKDSPDSEFRQHIKDAEIVITTPFHPAYLTAEVLESAKNLKCCITAGVGSDHVDLDVANKRKISVYEVTGSNVVSVAEHVVMTILVLVRNFVPANRQYLEGDWNVAEVARQSYDLEGKVVGTLGSGRIGSRVLQRLKPFDCAKLTYYDYQRNAVLEEETGAVRVEDLKEFLSELDVLTINCPLYEGTKGLIDAEKLSWMKKGAWIVNTARGAIVNANDIKAALASGQIRGYGGDVTDQQPPPKNHPFYTMNANHDNIPYTHGKGGVAMTPHISGTSIDAQARYAAGVKQILTNYFSGTPQTPANIIVEAGEYATKAYGQRK